Sequence from the Desulfonispora thiosulfatigenes DSM 11270 genome:
ATGGTGGGAAGAGGGGTGTTTGGCAGACCTTGGATATTAGGATCTATTGGAGATTTTCTCGCAAATGGAACCGAATATAAAGAACCTTCTATTATAAAAAAAGTAAATATAGCCCGGGAACATGCTCATCTGGCGATTAAATACAAACCAGAACAATTAGCAATGAAAGAAATGCGCAAACATCTAGGTTGGTATTTTAAAGGCCTTCCAGGGGCAACAGCTATTAGGCGGAATATGAATTCAATCCTAACCCTAGAAGATTTCGAAAGTTTATTAAGTGAATATTTAGAGGTGTTAAATAAAAAATCCTGTTGAAATTAATCAACAGGATTTTTTATTATTTCTTCCAAGTGTTAATAATTACTTTGACTATTTCACTGATAATTTTTACATACTCAGCTGCTTCTCTGGTCCCCACGGTCACGCTTGATACGGTATCTGTAATTGAATCTCCAATAGACTCAACTGCATCAGAAGCCCTAGCTACACCATTTTTTAAATCATTAGCTGCATCATCAACATTAGATACTACTGAAGGAAGCTTGTCCATTATTTGGTCTAAGTTAGACCGATTAAGGTCTAAAAAACTTCTTACATTTTTGACAATTGCATAAACTTGGGTAAGTGTGAGAATTAGGTATACTCCTAAACCTGCAGAGATCAGAAAAAGTATAACAAGTCCTAGGTCTTTATATGAAATCATATCCTACCCCTCTTTCTAAACAGCCTATCTTAAATTAAGATAGGCTGTTTACATTATAACTTTTCAGGGTTATTTAAGTTTTCACCAATTATTTCATTTATTTCATCAATATCTTCATCTACTTCATCCAATACCCTTTCAGTTGTTTCCATTATTTCTTCAGCTGTTTCCTTTGTGTCTTTACGAATATTTTTAATTCTTTCTTTACCTTCGCCTACTACCTTAGAGATTTTACCTCCCATTTCAGTAGCATTTTCTTTTAGATTATCTACGGTATCTTTAGTGACATTTGATATTTTGTCTCTAGTTTGTTTGCCCGATTTTGGTGCAAATAACAAGCCTATAGAGCTACCAATAGCCGCCCCTATACCTAAACCAACTCCTACTTTCTTTGCAGTATCAACATTTTGGGCTTGTTTTTTCTTTTTTCTCGCTTTGTTAATAGTATCTTTAATTGACATATTATCCCTCCCGCAAATAGACTTATCTCATTGTACAAGAAATAAATGGATATTTCAATCGCAAACCTAAAATTGTCTTGAATTATACATTTTTTCTGTTCCTGTATGTAACCTTTAAAATTAACTATAATATATATGATAGGATTAAAATAAATATTACTATGAACTAAGGAGGTAAATTATGCGTCTTGTGATTATTGGTGCAGTTGCTGCTGGAACTTCCGCGGCTGCAAAAGCTAGAAGAAATAATGAAGAATTAGAAATCGCAATTTACGAAAAAGATAACCTTATATCTTACTCGGGTTGTGGAATGCCCTACTATATTGGTGGTCAAATTAAAAGCATGACTGAATTAATACCTCGTGATCCGGCCTTTTTTAAAAGTAAATATAATATCGATATTCTAACAGGACACGAGGTATTATCTTTAAAACCCGAAAACAAGACATTACAAGTAAAAAACCTTTTAACTGGTAAAATATTTACTGATCACTATGACAAACTTATTATTGCAACAGGAGCTAGTGCTGTCATTCCTCCTATCAAAGGAGCAAAAAACCCTAATGTATTTACTTTGCGTAATATAGGAGATATGAATAAAATTAATTCCTTTATCCAAAATAATCGACCTAAAAAAGCAGTAATTATCGGTACTGGTTTTATCGGGCTCGAACTTTGTGAAAGTTTTAAAAATATTGGTATTGATGTAACCCTTATCGAAAGATTACCTCAAGTTACCCCTGGCCTTGACAGTGATATGGCAATATATGTACAAGAATACTTAGAAAAGAATGGTGTAAAAGTCTTAACTAAAGCAAATGTTTCTAAAATCACTAAAAATAACGTGATACTTGATAATGATGAGAAATTACCAGCTGATATAGTAATAATGGCCACAGGAATAAAACCTAATACAGATTTAGCAAAGAATGCTGGAATCGAGCTAGGCATCACAGGTGCTATCAAGGTTAATCCAAGGTTAGAAACCAATATTAGTAATATATATGCTTGTGGAGATTGCATGGAACATTACCACATGGTTAGCGGTCAGCCTGTTTATCGCCCCTTAGGTTCAACGGCTAATAAGACTGGGAGAATTGCAGGTGAAGTGGTAACAGGAGAAAACAACCATTTTAGAGGAATCCTAGGTACCGGTATCTTTAAAGTTTTTGAACTTGGCATTGCCCAAACTGGTTTATCTGAAAAAGAAGCATTAGAACAAGGTTATGATATTTCAGTGATTCATAATACAAAAATAAGTAGACCAGAATATATGGGTGGCGCTGAAATGATAATTAAAGCTATCGCTAATAAGAAAGATGCTAAATTACTAGGAGTACAAATTATAGGGTCTGATGGAATAGATAAAAGAATAGATGTATTTGTTACCGCAATTACCTTTGGAGCCAAAGCAGAAGATTTAATTCACCTTGATTTAGCCTATTCTCCTGCATTTTCTACTGCTAAAGATCCTGTTATGTATACAGGTATGATTCTTGATAATGACATTAATAAAGGAAGATCTCTTATAACACCACAAAAACTCGATGAATTAATAAAATCAGGTCAAAGGTATCGGATAATTGATGCTAGGGTTGATTCTAATTATAACGAAGATCATGTTGAAACTGCGCAAAATATCCCTCATGCATCTCTTAGAGAGACCATTAAGGATATAGATAAAGAAACTATCACCATTACCTATTGTAATAAGGGAACTACTGGAAATGCATGTCAAAACATTTTGATTAATCGTGGTCTTGGTAAAGTATTTACCTTATCCGGTGGGCACAAGCATTATAAAATGCAAAAAAGAAATTTTTTATAAGGATAAATGAGGTCTGCTGGCAATATACAGACCTCATTTATTGAAGCTTAATCTGTTGTCTACCTTACTTGGGTTATAAATGTTAACTTTTCACATCTTCTATTATAGATACCATTTTGGTATAATAGGTTAAAGTAAAACCCTAGGAGGTGAGTAAGTGTCAACAGAATTATTACATGAAATACTTAAAGAAATAAAAGGTGTTAATCATAGACTGACAAATGTTGAAAATAAAGTAGATAATTTAGATCATAGACTAACAAGTCTAGAAAATAGGTTTAGTAACCTTGAACAAAGGTTTAGTACTCTTGAGCAAGGTCAAATTAACCTTGAACAAAGGTTCAGTACTCTTGAAAATAATTTTACTAACCTTGAACAAAAGTTTAGTACTCTTGAAAATAATTTTACTAACCTTGAACAAAGGTTTAGTACTCTTGAAAATAGATTTACTAACCTCGAACAAGGACAAGCTCATCTTTCAAATAAATTCGATAACCTCGAGCAAAAATTAGATATTATTAATGAACAAACAGCGAGACTTTCAGAATATCATACAGAAAATAATATAAAACTTGATAATATTACGGATAAGATAGAGACTATTGAAGCTATTACAAAAGAAAATCTTTACGATATAACTAAATTAAAAATAATCAAATAAAAAGTAGCAAAAAGAATAATTTCTTTGCTACTTTTTTTTGAATAAATGTTTTGGATCATTTTTCCTTAACCCAGGATAAAATCGTAATGGTTCCTATAATACAAAATGTACCTAGCCACTCTGGTAGACCAAATTTTATTTTAAACCAAATAACAGCTATAAATGCGGCTGCTAATGGTTCTATGCTAGCTAATAAACTAACCTTTGAAGCTTCAAGATATTTTACACTTTCTAAATAAAAATAAAAGGCTATAAATGTTCCAAATATTATAATAAAAGCAACTGCAAAAAATGAAGATAAAGACCACTGACCTATAAATTTCCATGGTGGATAGATAAAGCTAAAAACTATTCCCCCTACTAACATGCCCCAGCCAACTACAATCATCGCTCCCCATTTAGCAAGCAGTTTTCCAGGTTGTAAAGTATAAAAGGCAAGTGCTACTGCTGAGGCTAACCCCCAAAATAATGCTAACCCAGTAATTGATAATTTTCCAATACTCCCCCCGGTGACTAAGAGAAATGTACCTAAAAGGGCTAATATTAATGCTACTATAACAGGTCTATCTGGAAATCTTTTAAGACGAATAGCTAAATAACAAGTAATTAAAACAGGTGCTAAATATTGTAATACTGTAGCTGTAGCTGCATTACCATGTAAAATTGCCGCTAAATAAGTATACTGCACACTCAGTGTTCCAAAAATAGCAAATATTATTATTCCAATACTATCTTCTTTACTTTTCCAAATGCCCCAAATATTATTATTTTCTCTTGTATAAGCAAGTCCTAATAAAATCAAACCTGAAAATAATAACCGAACAACGGTTAGCCACTCAGCATTAAAACCATGCTCCGTAAAAAGATATTGGGCAACATTACCAGATACCCCCCATAAAGTGGCACCAATTAAAACTAAAAATGTTCCTTTTTTTCTTTCAGATGATAAAGCTGCACTTTCTGCACTCATTTTTACTCCTCACAATTTCTAAATTTATATTATTGATTAAAAATATCTGATTTTCTACTGTCTTTTCATTATATCCTAAAATTGAAATAATGAAAATCGTGATAGACTTTATTCCTATTCAATAAAATGCTACACTTAATATGTAAATTATGTAAGGAGGATAATATGAGTAAAATACATTTAAAGTACGACTTAGATGAAAAACCACCTTTTAAAGAGTTATTACCTTTTGGCCTACAATGGCTGGTCATAACTATACCAATGATAATTATCATTGGTAAATTAGTTGCAGGATTACACTATGATGATCCTGGGGCACAAACTATCTATATGCAAAAAATATTTTTTGTGATGGGTATTTCTCTTTTAGCCCAAATTTTATGGGGCCATAGACTACCACTTATCATGGGCCCTGCTTCTGTATTACTAGTAGGAATTATTGCAAGTTTAGCGTCATCAATTAATACAATCTATACTTCTATCTTTTTATGTGGACTTATTCTAGCCGTTCTTAGTATTACAGGTTTATTCAAACCTATAATTAAACTTTTTACACCTAATGTAGTAATAGTCATCTTATTATTAATACCTTTTACTCTTGTTCCTACAATCTTAAATTTAATTTTTCCAAGTGGAGCTAGTGTAAATCCCTTTCATAATCTTTTATTTGCTTTAGTCTTAATCTTCACCTTGTTTTGGACAAATAAGGTTTTAACTGGTATCTGGAAAACTACTTTAATTGTGTGGGCAATGATTATTGGACATTTTCTTTACAGCATATTATTTTCTGTTCCCCTATATCAACAAGTAAATACTAATTTATTTGCAGGATTTTGGAGTAACTTTACAACCAGTTTTTCTCTAGATACAGGTGTTCTAATTTCCTTTTTTATCTGCTATTTAGCCTTGGCTACAAATGAACTAGGTTCAATTCAATCTGTGGGTGAAGTACTTAAACCAGATGAAATGACCAAAAGGACAGATCGGGGAATTACAATTACTGGACTTTCAAATGTCTTGGCTGGATTTTTAGGCGTAATTGGCCCAGTGAGTTTTTCTTTAAGTCTTGGGGTTATTACTTCGACCGGAGTTGCATCAAGATTCACCTTAATTCCTACCGCTCTTGGCCTTATGACCTTAGGCTTTATGCCGAGTGCTATCACTATTTTAGGTAGCATTTCATCCGTAGTTATAGGAGCTATTTTAGTTTATATTTTAACCTCACAAGTAGCTGCTGGTTTTATGCTAGTTGCGAAAAATCAAAACTTTAAATTAGAACAAGGCTTATTAATTGGATTTCCTTTACTATTAAGTGTTCTTATTTCTTTTATTCCTACTACTGCTTTAAACTTATTTCCTGACCTTTTAAAACCACTTTTAGGTAACGGATTTGTAGTTGGGTTTTTAGGTGTTTTAATTATGGAACATATCATCTATAAAGAGAGAGCATAAATTGCTCTCTCTCATAATCTTGTGTGACTAGTCCTATTCTTTTTACTTCATCTATTTTTAACTGCTTTCCTCCACTAGCATAAGCAGTTACAGTAATAAATAAACACATTAAAACCAAAACGAGCATAGTTAAACATCTTTTTACCACGTACTTACCCCTCTCCATTTTTTACTCCACCTTATTAGTATACAATTTAAAAATAAAAATGTTCAATTTTTTGAAATTCACTAATATATTCTAAATATAAAATATGAAAAGGCTGGTATTTTAATTGCCTTTTATATGTACTTATCTCAGATACATAAGTTAAAACTTAAAATTCAAAAGATGGAAGAAACTAAAGAAAAGACAAAATTAGATGATTATCCATACGGTGGCTTTCAGCATTAATATTTATTTATGCCAACAAAGAAATGATTGTTAGATCTTTTGTAACCTTTGGCGTGCAAATTTTATTAATAAAACAAGTAAATCCTGAGTTTGCAGCCTTAATTATCTCTTTGTTTTTATTTATTAATTCAGCAGGTACTATTGTCGGAGGATTTTTAAATGAAGCAATAACTTAAGATTTTAATTAAAAATCATTCCTCTGGATAAAAAAGTAGCAACAAGATGTTATCCATCTTACTGCTACTTTTTTAATAGTTAATTATTTAGTAAATATACATAACCAGATGCAGGGTGGTTCACTACTAGTATAGCTTACTCTATGTTTTTCATGAGCATTAATTAAAATTGTTTCCCCCTGTTTTAAACTTACTTCTTTATTTTCAAATTCTAGGCTGGCATTTCCCTGTAATAAAATTACAAATTCCGTCTCATCTTGATCGTACCAATCCGTAGTTTGTCCAGCCGAAATAATACGTTCCACTCGCACATTTTTATTCTTTAATAAATTAGTTACTAATTCTTCTGTTAAAGGTAGCTGGGGTAAGTCGTATATGTTCATGTATCCTCCTAGGTAAGTGGTATGGTTTTATCTGTATGATCTTTTAATTTTAATCCTTTTTGTCCATGCTTTTCTAAATGCTTAATTAGATTTTTCTTGCCCTGGGTTATCTACTCCTCCTACAAAAGAGTTTGTGTTATCTAATGTTTTTAAATCTTTTACCTTTTTTAAAAAATCAGCAAATTCCTTTTCACTTTGGGCAAAATGGCGTAAATCTCTACCCATTATTTTCTCTGCAATAATTCTATCATAATGAATTGTATGTTTATGAGTATGTTCCTCACTTCTAAGTTCAAAACCAACAATATCTACATTTTCAATTAAAGAAAACATAATTAAAGCATTTTTTTGGATAAGATAATGATTTTTTCCTTTTGCATAATCTTCACATGTATTTGCATCAGTATTAAAGTTTATAGTCACTCCATAGGGTGGCTTAGTTGTTTGTAACTTAAAAGAATCATATTTTATATCATCTGGAAATTCTAATAAAGAAATTATATTACCGACCTTAGAGTTATTCCCTACATATTTTGTTTTATATTTTAAAAAATCCCCAGCCTTAGTTACAGTTACGGTTTCATCCTCTTTTCCTACTGGTGCATCAGAAAGTAATCCAATCCCAATAATTACTACTAAGATAACTGTTACCATCAGTATCCAAAAACTTGGTTTTTCATAATTTAAAATATTTTTAATTCTTGATTTAACGTTGCTCTCTCCAAAGGACAAGGGGCTTAAAATACCACTTTTTTTCACAGAGAAAGAAAGTAGCGAACTAGCATAATTTTTTCTGATATCTTCATTACTACTCTTTAGCACACTCTCATCACAAGACATTTCCATATCCTTACTCATAAGAATAAAAGAAAGCCATATTAAGGGATTAAACCAATGAATAGTAAGGACTAAAAAGGCAATTGGTTTTATCAGGTGATCCAAGCGTTTAAGATGGATTTGTTCATGTTTTAAAATAAAATCTTGCTCATTACTATCAATACCCAGGGGTAGATAAATTTTAGGTTTTATTAAGCCCAGAATAAAAGGTGTTTTAATTTGATCACTTGCAAAAATATTATCCTCCACTAAAGTTGCAAACTTTACTTTATTTTTCACGCGTAAATACGTGAAAATTCCATAACAAAGCATTATTATAATCCCTATAACCCAAATCTTAGTTGAGACCTCCATAATAATTCCCATAGGGTTAACACTAGCAGCGGGATTTACGGGTGGTAGTGAATTATTTAAACTTTGATTAATCGTCTCATCTATTATACCAACATTACTATTAATCTCCGGATTCTGCGTATACATAATCTCTGGCTTAATAACCTCAGAGCTAAACAGATTTAAACTAAAACTATTTTCAAGAGAAAACGGACAAACTAAGCGAAATAATACCACGATCCATAGAGAATATGAAATTATTTTAGGGGCTCTTTTTAAGACTATCCTTAAAACCATGACCACGAGTGCTACGAAACTAGCAAGTATACTCATATTAAGTATCTCTATAAATAAGTTAATCATTGGTTGCGTCCTCAATCATTTCTTTGATTTCTCTTGCTTCTTTAGCAGAAATTTTCTTATCTTTTAGAAAAGCAGCTAAAAATGCAGGCAAAGAATCATCAAATATTTTTTCTAAAAGATTTTCACTCTCATGCCTTTGAATTTCTTCTCTTTTAACTAACGAAGTGACAGTGGCATTTTCATTTTGCAAAATACCCCTCTCACATAGTTTACGAATCATCGTATAAGTAGTAGACTTTTTCCAACCTAATTTTTGTGAGGCTATTTTAGAAAGCTCCGTGGAATTTATAGGTTCCACTTCCCAAATAATATCTAAAAATTTGTATTCTGCATCAAAAAGCTTTAATTTATCCATCTTGCAACCCCCTGGTTTAGTCTAATAAACCTCTTTATTTAAGTTTACTGCGATAAACCTCCCGTGTCAAGAAAAGGGTAATAATAAATAAGAATTACAACCTAAATAAGAGCTCTTTATTATAAAAATCAAACCCTTAATTCCTATTTACATGCTAAAATATAGATAATCATTATATTAAAAGGAGTGTCCTTTTTTATGAACCTAAAAAATATTAGATGGAAGCAACGCTTTCAAAATTTTCAGAAGGCATATAATCAGTTTAATTCAGCTATTGCAGATTTTGAAAACTTAAGCACTCTAGAAAAAGAAGGATTAATTCAAAGATTTGAATATACATTTGAGCTGGCATGGAAAACACTTAAAGACTACTTAGAATCAGAGGGGGTTCCTGCCAATTTTCCTCGTGAAGTAATAAAAGCTGCTTTTCACTATGAGTTAATTCAAAATGGTGCAGTCTGGATGGACATGCTTGAAAAAAGAAACTTGATGGCTCATACTTATAATGAAGCTCGATTTAATTTAGCTATAGAAAAAATAAAAGATGAATATTATCAAGCCATAACAGAAGTATATACTGTTTTAGAGGCTAAGTTATGAAATTTGGAATTTCAGGGGACACATTATCAATTATAATTAGTACACTAAGGGAATTTGCAGAAATAAAAAAAGCTTCTGTTTTTGGCAGCAGAGCTTTAGGAAATTACAAAAATGGCTCTGATATAGATTTAGTAGTATTTGGTCCTGAAGTTACAACTGAAATAATTAATCTTTTAAGTATAAAATTAAACGAAGAATTATCATTACCCTATTATTTTGATGTTATTCATTATGAAACTTTAGACTCAAAAGAACTTAAAGAACATGTTGATACATTTGCTAAAGGCTTTTATCCTTAAGTTTCCACAAAGAATTAAGTTGGTTAAACTAAAACAATAAATTTACCTTTTCATATAAATTTCCTCATTAATAAGTTTGTTCTCTATACAAGAACAGGGAATTATCTTTATGTAAAGGCCATTCCCTGTTTTAAGTCATTTTACCATGAAGGTAAAAATATTTTTTGCGCGATATTTTCAATTATTTTCTCTTGCTCGGCAAATCCATAATATCTTAGATAAATTACACCTTTACCTTTTCCTGCGAATATTTCTACAGCTGCTTCTCTTTCATGTACAATTAGCAGATCTAAATCTGGATGTTCTATTTCCTTAAACTCACCACCATCATACCACGCGCCATATCTTTTAATTAAATCAGAAATAAGACCTTCTGTTAAAAATTCATACCTTAGTTGATAAACCTGGGAAGTAATACTAGGAGAATATTCTCCGCTCCCATCTAGCCACATTTCTCCTGGAACCTTACCACTTTCATCCGTTTCATATTGTACAGGGGCAAAAAAACTCCACTCCGACCTATATTTATTATAAAAATCAATATCATCTTCATAATAACGATGCACTTTAATCATCTTAGGATTTTGCTCAACATCAGCTAACCTCACAAAAGGTAAATTAGGTGTCTCCTCGGGTAAATTATAAGTTTTATGCGAAGCTATTTGGATCCAAGGCATGATACTCGTTAAAATAAAAAACCAAAAAACATCACGGTAATTATAAGACTTATCCCACGACCCTTTTGCCAGGGAGCATGATGGTTAATGGGTTTACCTTCTAATAAAGTATTACGTAAAATACGAATTGACTTTGCCGCCTGTAAAGTTTCATAAGATCCATATAACAGTGCAATTATTAAAACAATTTGCGAAATAATATATCCTTCTACTAAATCTAAAACGGGAGTTGCATCAATAAACCAAATTGAAGAAACAAGAGCCAAACTTATCAGTGTACCTACAACACTTATAATGGCATTAGTTTTGAATTTTTTATCTAATTCCTGTAAGGTATAAGATTGCTCCACTGGATCTGTGTGAATTTCAGGTGCCTTTAATTCTGCAGGAGAAGAAAATACATTAAAGTTTCCATATCTAGTAACATAATCCCATCCGCTCTCTACATATAATCCTTTTTGTTCAGCGGTTATTTCTTTATTTTTTACAATTTCAATCCTATATCTTGTTTTTTTAGGTTCTCCTTTTGTAAATTTAGCAAATATTAAACCCATTTCTGTAAGGTGAAGTCCTTCAGCTGCTAAATCCGTAAACCAGCTTTCATGCTCCCCTATACGCCAATAATCACGGGGACGTAATTTTCTAATAATTTTACTCATTTTCATCACCTTCTTTTAAAATTATTCCATCTTGAACGAGTGATAGTAAACGATTATATTCTATTTTCAGAGCTTCTTCACCCTCTTTAGTAATAGCATAAACCTTTCTTCTGCCATCATTTTCAGCTAATTCAATCAATTCATCTTTTTGCATACGGGTCAGTACTCCATAAAGCGTACCTGGTCCCATCTGCAACCTACCTTTAGAAACTTCCGTAATTGACTGCATTAATTGATAGCCATGACTCGGATTCATTAGGGCTAAAAGTACATAATACATTGCCTCGGTCATTGGACCACCATTATATGCCATGACAAACATCCTCTCTATTATGTTCTACGTAATTATGCAACACGATATATCGTATAGCATAATAGTAAATTATTCTATATGTACTGTCAATAAAAAACAGAGTAATGACACTTACTTAAAGTGTCATTACTCTGTTTACAATTCTTATTTTATATATTCATTACCAACTAAAACATCCTGGATTGCCTTTGTTGGAATTACAAATTCTACAGTACCCATATACCCTGGGGCTACTTCGTATTCATTAAAGGAAATAACCAATTTACCCTCAGGGTTAATGTAAAAATCTTGGTCCTTTTTAATCTTTTTAAAATAATCCATATCTAAAGATTCATCTACTTGCTCTTTAGTCCAATATACTTTACCTTCATCTTTTTTCATCTGATCTCTCATTTGACTTATAATATTCTTACTAATTACCTCTACATATCCTTCATCTTTAAATAAGCTTGGTAATGTAAGTAAAATTTGCTTTTGTTTATCTATGGTGTCATGATTTAAAGTTGTAGTTGCTGAAGCTGCTATTTGAGTAATATAGCGACTTACTGAAAATATCTTTTCATTATCGGTCTTTACTTCATATCCGCTATCTACCGCAATATTTCCTCCATTTTGCTTTTTTAAATCCTCCATTTCTTTAATGAAATCTGCATATAATTTTTTATTTTCTTCTAAATACTTTTCATTTAAACCGTTTTCTAAATCTTTATTTTCTAAGCCTTTGATTTCAGGAACCTTAATATCTGCTGCAAATTTTTC
This genomic interval carries:
- a CDS encoding YtxH domain-containing protein, whose protein sequence is MSIKDTINKARKKKKQAQNVDTAKKVGVGLGIGAAIGSSIGLLFAPKSGKQTRDKISNVTKDTVDNLKENATEMGGKISKVVGEGKERIKNIRKDTKETAEEIMETTERVLDEVDEDIDEINEIIGENLNNPEKL
- a CDS encoding FAD-dependent oxidoreductase, whose translation is MRLVIIGAVAAGTSAAAKARRNNEELEIAIYEKDNLISYSGCGMPYYIGGQIKSMTELIPRDPAFFKSKYNIDILTGHEVLSLKPENKTLQVKNLLTGKIFTDHYDKLIIATGASAVIPPIKGAKNPNVFTLRNIGDMNKINSFIQNNRPKKAVIIGTGFIGLELCESFKNIGIDVTLIERLPQVTPGLDSDMAIYVQEYLEKNGVKVLTKANVSKITKNNVILDNDEKLPADIVIMATGIKPNTDLAKNAGIELGITGAIKVNPRLETNISNIYACGDCMEHYHMVSGQPVYRPLGSTANKTGRIAGEVVTGENNHFRGILGTGIFKVFELGIAQTGLSEKEALEQGYDISVIHNTKISRPEYMGGAEMIIKAIANKKDAKLLGVQIIGSDGIDKRIDVFVTAITFGAKAEDLIHLDLAYSPAFSTAKDPVMYTGMILDNDINKGRSLITPQKLDELIKSGQRYRIIDARVDSNYNEDHVETAQNIPHASLRETIKDIDKETITITYCNKGTTGNACQNILINRGLGKVFTLSGGHKHYKMQKRNFL
- a CDS encoding DMT family transporter produces the protein MSAESAALSSERKKGTFLVLIGATLWGVSGNVAQYLFTEHGFNAEWLTVVRLLFSGLILLGLAYTRENNNIWGIWKSKEDSIGIIIFAIFGTLSVQYTYLAAILHGNAATATVLQYLAPVLITCYLAIRLKRFPDRPVIVALILALLGTFLLVTGGSIGKLSITGLALFWGLASAVALAFYTLQPGKLLAKWGAMIVVGWGMLVGGIVFSFIYPPWKFIGQWSLSSFFAVAFIIIFGTFIAFYFYLESVKYLEASKVSLLASIEPLAAAFIAVIWFKIKFGLPEWLGTFCIIGTITILSWVKEK
- a CDS encoding uracil-xanthine permease family protein, whose translation is MSKIHLKYDLDEKPPFKELLPFGLQWLVITIPMIIIIGKLVAGLHYDDPGAQTIYMQKIFFVMGISLLAQILWGHRLPLIMGPASVLLVGIIASLASSINTIYTSIFLCGLILAVLSITGLFKPIIKLFTPNVVIVILLLIPFTLVPTILNLIFPSGASVNPFHNLLFALVLIFTLFWTNKVLTGIWKTTLIVWAMIIGHFLYSILFSVPLYQQVNTNLFAGFWSNFTTSFSLDTGVLISFFICYLALATNELGSIQSVGEVLKPDEMTKRTDRGITITGLSNVLAGFLGVIGPVSFSLSLGVITSTGVASRFTLIPTALGLMTLGFMPSAITILGSISSVVIGAILVYILTSQVAAGFMLVAKNQNFKLEQGLLIGFPLLLSVLISFIPTTALNLFPDLLKPLLGNGFVVGFLGVLIMEHIIYKERA
- a CDS encoding cupin domain-containing protein — its product is MNIYDLPQLPLTEELVTNLLKNKNVRVERIISAGQTTDWYDQDETEFVILLQGNASLEFENKEVSLKQGETILINAHEKHRVSYTSSEPPCIWLCIFTK
- a CDS encoding M56 family metallopeptidase, which encodes MINLFIEILNMSILASFVALVVMVLRIVLKRAPKIISYSLWIVVLFRLVCPFSLENSFSLNLFSSEVIKPEIMYTQNPEINSNVGIIDETINQSLNNSLPPVNPAASVNPMGIIMEVSTKIWVIGIIIMLCYGIFTYLRVKNKVKFATLVEDNIFASDQIKTPFILGLIKPKIYLPLGIDSNEQDFILKHEQIHLKRLDHLIKPIAFLVLTIHWFNPLIWLSFILMSKDMEMSCDESVLKSSNEDIRKNYASSLLSFSVKKSGILSPLSFGESNVKSRIKNILNYEKPSFWILMVTVILVVIIGIGLLSDAPVGKEDETVTVTKAGDFLKYKTKYVGNNSKVGNIISLLEFPDDIKYDSFKLQTTKPPYGVTINFNTDANTCEDYAKGKNHYLIQKNALIMFSLIENVDIVGFELRSEEHTHKHTIHYDRIIAEKIMGRDLRHFAQSEKEFADFLKKVKDLKTLDNTNSFVGGVDNPGQEKSN
- a CDS encoding BlaI/MecI/CopY family transcriptional regulator; this encodes MDKLKLFDAEYKFLDIIWEVEPINSTELSKIASQKLGWKKSTTYTMIRKLCERGILQNENATVTSLVKREEIQRHESENLLEKIFDDSLPAFLAAFLKDKKISAKEAREIKEMIEDATND
- a CDS encoding nucleotidyltransferase substrate binding protein, which encodes MNLKNIRWKQRFQNFQKAYNQFNSAIADFENLSTLEKEGLIQRFEYTFELAWKTLKDYLESEGVPANFPREVIKAAFHYELIQNGAVWMDMLEKRNLMAHTYNEARFNLAIEKIKDEYYQAITEVYTVLEAKL
- a CDS encoding nucleotidyltransferase family protein, encoding MKFGISGDTLSIIISTLREFAEIKKASVFGSRALGNYKNGSDIDLVVFGPEVTTEIINLLSIKLNEELSLPYYFDVIHYETLDSKELKEHVDTFAKGFYP
- a CDS encoding DUF2812 domain-containing protein, which translates into the protein MSKIIRKLRPRDYWRIGEHESWFTDLAAEGLHLTEMGLIFAKFTKGEPKKTRYRIEIVKNKEITAEQKGLYVESGWDYVTRYGNFNVFSSPAELKAPEIHTDPVEQSYTLQELDKKFKTNAIISVVGTLISLALVSSIWFIDATPVLDLVEGYIISQIVLIIALLYGSYETLQAAKSIRILRNTLLEGKPINHHAPWQKGRGISLIITVMFFGFLF
- a CDS encoding PadR family transcriptional regulator, whose protein sequence is MAYNGGPMTEAMYYVLLALMNPSHGYQLMQSITEVSKGRLQMGPGTLYGVLTRMQKDELIELAENDGRRKVYAITKEGEEALKIEYNRLLSLVQDGIILKEGDENE
- a CDS encoding DUF3298 and DUF4163 domain-containing protein, giving the protein MKSRKNGFSKGVTVAASTALIFGLLTVGVNTSPVLAQNLGEAPVVGKIVKVLTFREYKIDEEKFAADIKVPEIKGLENKDLENGLNEKYLEENKKLYADFIKEMEDLKKQNGGNIAVDSGYEVKTDNEKIFSVSRYITQIAASATTTLNHDTIDKQKQILLTLPSLFKDEGYVEVISKNIISQMRDQMKKDEGKVYWTKEQVDESLDMDYFKKIKKDQDFYINPEGKLVISFNEYEVAPGYMGTVEFVIPTKAIQDVLVGNEYIK